One Phaseolus vulgaris cultivar G19833 chromosome 2, P. vulgaris v2.0, whole genome shotgun sequence DNA window includes the following coding sequences:
- the LOC137809266 gene encoding uncharacterized protein, with protein sequence MSSHSSKSLESDVKSLKSLLRQLSKDVQLISYRQLENEAKINELTKAKDENSQNSKKSHTHASNSKDHDSLREESLRINYYYQPPPRRSRRREQESPREVRVDLPHFYGKEGVEVYLDWEMKVEQLFACHRVSEERKVRLATLSFQGNAMYWWTSLERDRRLHREPPIEYWNDLRGALRRRHIPSYYNMELMDKLQRLQQRNMSVEEYRQKMELYMMRASIREEEVSTIARFLSGLTLEIRDRVELLPYQDLNDLVQLCIKVEQQNLRKTSSQRVGSYSNFYPKRDFKREVSTSREKPKETTKPLAKDTSTPPIRARDTKCFKCFGRGHVQAQCPNQRALFLKGKGEYTSGEDEPSEKEEEGGDDERVNPLEGDLLMIRRTLNNQPSASIETQRENIFHTRCNVLENICSLIVDSGSSCNFCSARMVEKLNLQVVPHPKPYKLQWINENGELSVDKQVEVKFSIGFIVNKKGVHVDPEKIKAIQEWPTPQNVSDVRSFHGLASFYRRFVPNFSSIASRLNELVKKDIAFFWNEKHEQAFQRLKAQLTNAPILALPNFAKTFEIECDASGVGIGAVLLQGGHPIAYFSEKLHGATLNYPTYDKKLYVLVRALKTWEHYLVSKEFVIHSDHESLKYLRGQHKLNKRHEKWMEFLEQFPYVIKYKKGSTNTVVNALSRRHVLFSKLGAQILGFDHIKELYQEDQVFASIYAKCEHRAQEGYYVTEGYLFKESKLCIPQGTHIKLLVKESHEGGLMGHFGVDKTFDLLKGNYCPHMRKDVQRHCSRCISCLKAKSRTMPHGLYTLLPPLPIANAPWEDISMDFILGLPSVRVQ encoded by the exons atgtcttctcactcctctaaatctcttgaAAGTGATGTGAAGTccttaaaatctcttttaagacaactttccaaggatgttcaattaatttcatatagacaattggagaatgaggccaaaatcaatgaattgactaaagcaaaggatgagaattctcaaaattcaaaaaaatcacatactcatgcatctaacTCCAAAGATCATGATTCTCTAAGGGAGGAAAGTCTTAGAATCAattattactaccaaccaccccctaggagaagtagaagaagagagcaagaaagcccaagagaggtcagggtagacctacctcatttctatggtaaAGAAGGTGTAGAAgtatacctagattgggagatgaaggtagagcaactttttgcttgccatagagtgAGTGAAGAAAGGAAAGTGCGCTTAGCCACTCTTAGCtttcaaggaaatgctatgtattggtggacatcTTTAGAgagagatagacgtcttcatagggagcctcccatagaatattggaatgaccttaggggagccctaagacgtcgccacataccctCCTACTACAATatggagttaatggacaagctccaaagactccaacaaagaaatatgagtgtagaagagtatagacaaaagatggagctttacatgatgagagcctctattagagaggaagaggTCAGCACCATAGCAAGGTTCCTAAGTGGGCTCactcttgagataagagatagggttgaacttctcccctatcaagacttgaatgatttggttcaactttgcattaaagttgaacaacaaaatttacgaaaaacttcaagtcaaagggtaggTTCATATTCTAACTTCTATCCCAAGAGAGATTTTAAAAGGGAAGTTAGCACATCTAGAGAGAAACCAAAAGAAACTACTAAACCCTTAGCAAAGGATACCTCCACCCCACCTATCCGAGCTAGggacaccaaatgttttaaatgttttggaagaggacatgtgcaagcacaatgtccaaaccaaagagctttgttcttaaaaggaaaaggtgaatacactagtggtgaggatgagcctagtgaaaaagaagaggaagggggagatGATGAGAGGGTAAATCCTTTAGAGGGGGATTTAttaatgattaggagaaccctcaacaatcaacccAGTGCATCCATagaaacacaaagggagaacatctttcacacaagatgcaatgttttagaaaatatatgctctctcattgtggatagtggatcaaGCTGCAATTTTTGTAGCGCTAGGATGGttgagaaactaaatctacaagtagttcctcatcctaaaccttacaaattacaatggatcaatgagaatggggaactaagtgtagataaACAAGTGGAAGTCAAGTtctctatag GCTTTATAGTTAACAAAAAgggggtacatgttgaccccgagaaaatcaaagccatccaagagtggccaactccacaaaatgtaagtgatgtgaGAAGCTTTCATGGTTTAGCTAGCTTTTATAGACGCTTTGTGCCAAATTTTTCAAGCATAGCTTCACGTCTCAATGAGCTTGTAAAGAAAGATATTGCATTtttttggaatgaaaagcatgaacaagcctttcaaaggctaaaggctcaacttaccaatgcacccattctagctctaccaaattttgctaaaacttttgagatagaatgtgatgcatcgggggttggcataggtgcggttttgttacAAGGTGGACatcccattgcttattttagtgaaaaacttcatgggGCCACCCTtaactatcccacctatgacaaaaaGCTCTATGTACTTGTGAgggccttaaagacttgggaacactatcttgtttcaaaagaatttgttattcatagtgatcatgagtctttaaaatatttgagaggccaacacaagctcaataaAAGGCATgaaaaatggatggaatttcttgaacaatttccttatgttatcaaatacaagaagggaaGCACAAACACAGTGGTGAatgctctctcaaggagacatgtgctcttttcaaaacttggtgcccaaattcttggatttgaccacataaaaGAACTTTATCAAGAAGACCAAGTCTTTGCATCCATCTATGCTAAATGTGAACATAGAGCACAAGAGGGTTACTATGTgaccgagggatatctttttaaggAAAGCAAACTTTGTATTCCCCAAGGTACACATATAAAGCTTCTTgtaaaagaatcacatgaggggggtctcatgggccattttggagttgacaaGACTTTTGATCTCTTAAAAGGAAATTATTGCCCACACATGAGAaaggatgtccaaagacattgttccagatgcatttcatgtttaaaagcaaaatctagaacaatgcctcatggactatATACTCTTTTACCCCCTTtaccgattgcaaatgctccttgggaagatattagcatggatttcatcttaggacttCCAAGTGTTAGAGTTCagtag